In Drosophila simulans strain w501 chromosome X, Prin_Dsim_3.1, whole genome shotgun sequence, one DNA window encodes the following:
- the LOC6725402 gene encoding E3 ubiquitin-protein ligase Ubr3 isoform X1, which translates to MDEDDNLSNADISIDDEEVVREQTHHPPMQEDQELENEDGSSDVDLSSVYVVPPIVSAPSPASVRIAGGSTVGGGGVAAGAIPTTTDNSHSPFHDWDSSVAAAAAPPPPPPRVGATTTTSSGTAAESGAASSLSDDAGAKPSFFFGASSFSLRSRKEVAALINTECCRGSPTPDLDSIMDTLFNPGTPIDNLDNIEWIRWLIAGGRTPQEFVKIVRSYDNHAKCGLVWVPHVVAYRCRTCGISPCMSICRDCFKKGNHTNHDFNMFLSQAGGACDCGDTSVMKAEGFCSDHGINNRVNRDPVPNNLLAVAEAIMPKLLFRLLQHFREHSDTPLEVQAITSYSCEEFANMLIDLNNMGEIMRKVMTRTLINPEVYAFFMEAPCQDTRNGRFLKANREKYEDAVNRFPNPEPPDEYRDLPALGDKLVHTTLLEEFIFWTFKFEFPQTLVCFLLNMLPDQDYKEHLTRTFVMHYSRIPSVLEMSRDPDTLSNRVVHMSVQLFSNESLALKMVNELSLLHVMIISLKLMMSKILIQNTLHDPNKNFHFVIDCTRQVMKDHCYWPLVSDFNNVLSHESVALVFLRDDNLIDMWFQFLQMLQGMNVNVRETASHVEFEPNSYYAAFSCELEASAYPMWSIISHLQDGTHAHLAKKIINYCVTTLHEWLDSIYFMEARLSMEEMMQASFHFPLHRYLAAFVCQAVTKMGISLNDVLPSRPYLLPLLMIHPLRVQSFFYEILAGKWVRNGLQIKGQAMTYIQANFCNSMADMDLFFLQICATNLPQYFFLQNTIELFDVGQWLETAPLKQPQKAEQSSMLEGFLTFLATLVTSRTNLGNDEATQCIIEISALLATENKTHSQLLELMPERSGNVHTKNFETFLKKLSVYKAPSSGSENLEQGLFTPIDEVWEKHYDPLHVLLRAVHRRDFQSSLDRFTNYVKSKDKMPASGNLWPPFRLPHALPATSSFSDPCKILNSRIFHSTILSILFRAVHTRDVSEHLLALAVFLLEIAVETSDDVGSGTGDRAPPALAAVVESSSGPGYHGYGSGRHEPPKLFHCYPTDNLSCNLRHVVKKVSLKSRDPQVITSSYRSNPFYSDLDFDVVADPEQTMRMIGHGDPEGDEATGGAGLGMGAHSRRNVSQALVPMRVPGMEVALPPDLSVVAETGVVIRQDSNEDDLLREGNHAMDMSPPAALDFHFPLQQITLPESGMEVAIRRDLLLAETNNMGAIAGGAGGGANASATPPAGASNEMFSPTTPTGSGMLLPFQRVQPVAVPSSGNMDIVPSNALGAGGSFTSGVSGSGTGRRMNYETGGARKRSVDIAIGGSNKDELHLDESILSLLLKLHSQLSGTLDSFSLSDGEDQSSGDDSSMDVDCNEASTSMAAAESTALAERGRSKRNYKNIHVSSSRIGDGPFFIGNLLRKIAKQDEQCAVSIDDIRARLWPNQREKQAEAKARETKEKEERRKKARERQQKMMQDFANKQKLFMQSAAASSSGMGYGPEDEDDEELYEEQPREKEYDCIICNCTTPSTESNPIGLVVLVESSGIVGHRRRIAERLPLPLNAEDESRLAHTTRLAAEFNRRTELLSLKFGDESWYLSNNMAYDNGVHVQSCGHHVHLSCLEAYLKTLYTTQRQPVQDRGEFYCPVCRQLSNSVLPLSPQLDRPTHLVRSGNQPFERLVADLTDLIKENETIPQPTKLTEAMGHVMEVMTNIAQRKAKCSSITFRKLFIFVTSIARTNLEAEIIQRGGSLCTANATRYKPKRECIVPLLHVLSVHVRVLVEWPLWSSWASLAGLPVTATEPLPPHCLELIPSILADPIALLLKFILLAPLQLDQDYFTCMVKVMYNLLYYQIVVQLCVTLTDLECDHIVKVYGSTSADSVNSAAEFQQQESAAGTTNNRRRAGQQQQSSSQLGKAMALVLSQTSDLSHLRRDCIPSTSSSAAAAAAGSSSTTSTNPGVFSATAIEVNLKSMELQLQALCLPFLRVAALLRQHLYRHEMPEISAPGLEFVRLVYYLELVTDSMDWDCFNASKGLCFIPGTETTLPLFWCQQLMEVRPPADTVRELVLINQHSLWQQPRLLELPREYERLFTYYHERPCLNCYKVPKESSICLLCGTIVCLKQNCCAENDCCEAVRHTLSCGGGIGIFLVVTSTYIIVIRGRRACLWGSLYLDDFDEEDRDLKRGKPLYLSKDRFNLLESQWLSHKFAHTKHTWVFHRDLL; encoded by the exons ATGGACGAGGATGACAACCTGTCCAATGCCGACATAAGCATAGACGACGAGGAGGTGGTGCGGGAGCAGACCCACCATCCGCCCATGCAAGAGGATCAGGAGCTGGAGAACGAAGACGGGTCATCCGACGTGGATCTGTCATCGGTGTACGTCGTGCCACCCATAGTCTCGGCACCATCGCCCGCATCAGTGCGCATCGCGGGTGGATCCACAGTTGGTGGCGGAGGGGTCGCAGCTGGAGCAATCCCAACAACCACCGATAACTCGCATTCCCCCTTCCACGATTGGGATTCCAGTGTGgcggccgctgctgctccaccgccgccaccgccaagGGTAGGAGCCACTACCACTACAAGCTCCGGCACAGCGGCGGAATCGGGAGCCGCGAGCTCCTTATCCGACGATGCCGGCGCCAAGCCAAGTTTCTTCTTTGGCGCCTCCTCGTTCAGTTTGCGCAGCCGCAAGGAGGTGGCCGCCCTGATCAACACGGAATGCTGCCGTGGCAGCCCCACACCCGATCTCGACTCCATAATGGACACCCTATTTAATCCCGGGACGCCCATCGACAATCTGGACAACATCGAGTGGATACGATGGCTCATTGCCGGCGGACGGACGCCACAGGAGTTTGTTAAAATTG tgCGCAGCTATGACAACCACGCCAAATGCGGTCTGGTATGGGTGCCCCATGTGGTGGCCTACAGGTGCCGCACCTGCGGCATATCGCCCTGCATGTCCATATGCCGGGACTGCTTCAAGAAGGGCAACCACACGAACCACGACTTCAATATGTTCCTGTCCCAGGCGGGCGGTGCCTGCGATTGTGGTGACACCTCGGTCATGAAGGCGGAGGGTTTTTGCAGTGATCATGGCATCAATAACCGGGTCAATCGCGATCCGGTGCCAAACAATCTGTTGGCGGTGGCCGAGGCCATAATGCCCAAGCTGCTCTTCCGCCTGCTGCAGCACTTCCGTGAGCACAGCGACACCCCACTGGAGGTGCAGGCGATAACGTCATACTCATGCGAGGAGTTCGCCAACATGCTGATCGATCTGAACAACATGGGCGAGATAATGCGCAAAGTGATGACGCGCACGCTGATAAATCCGGAGGTATATGCCTTCTTCATGGAAGCACCGTGCCAGGACACGCGAAATGGACGCTTCTTGAAGGCGAACCGTGAGAAGTACGAGGATGCCGTCAACAGATTTCCAAACCCAGAGCCACCCGATGAGTACAGAGATCTGCCCGCGCTCGGCGACAAACTGGTCCACACCACGCTACTCGAAGAGTTCATCTTCTGGACATTTAAGTTCGAGTTTCCACAGACCCTGGTCTGCTTTCTGCTGAACATGCTGCCTGACCAGGATTACAAG GAACACCTCACCCGCACATTTGTGATGCACTACAGCCGCATACCGTCCGTGTTGGAAATGTCCCGTGATCCGGACACGCTCAGCAACCGGGTGGTCCACATGAGCGTCCAACTCTTCTCCAACGAAAGTCTGGCCCTCAAGATGGTCAACGAACTGTCGCTCCTGCACGTTATGATTATCAGTCTGAAGCTAATGATGTCCAAGATACTCATACAGAATACATTGCATG ATCCCAACAAGAATTTTCATTTCGTCATCGACTGCACGCGTCAGGTGATGAAGGACCACTGCTACTGGCCACTAGTCTCGGACTTTAACAACGTCCTTTCACACGAATCGGTGGCCCTGGTCTTTCTGCGGGACGACAATCTCATCGACATGTGGTTCCAGTTTCTCCAGATGCTACAGGGCATGAATGTCAATGTGCGGGAGACGGCTTCTCATGTGGAATTCGAGCCAAATAGCTACTATGCGGCGTTCTCCTGCGAGCTTGAGGCCAGTGCCTATCCCATGTGGTCGATTATCTCGCATCTGCAGGATGGCACACATGCCCACCTGGCAAAGAAGATCATCAACTACTGTGTGACGACGCTGCACGAGTGGCTAGACTCTATTTACTTCATGGAGGCGCGTCTATCGATG GAGGAGATGATGCAGGCTTCGTTCCATTTTCCCCTGCATCGATATCTGGCTGCCTTTGTTTGCCAGGCGGTTACTAAAATGGGAATCAGTCTGAACGATGTGCTGCCCTCGCGCCCCTATCTGCTGCCACTGCTTATGATCCATCCACTTCGCGTCCAG AGTTTCTTCTACGAAATCCTGGCCGGGAAATGGGTGCGCAATGGTCTCCAAATCAAGGGACAAGCGATGACCTATATCCAGGCGAACTTCTGCAACTCGATGGCCGACATGGACCTGTTCTTCCTGCAGATCTGTGCCACCAACCTGCCGCAGTACTTCTTCCTGCAGAACACCATCGAGCTGTTCGACGTAGGTCAATGGCTGGAGACGGCTCCCTTGAAGCAGCCCCAAAAGGCGGAGCAATCCTCGATGCTGGAGGGATTCCTAACCTTTTTGGCCACCCTGGTGACGAGTCGCACTAATCTGGGAAACGATGAGGCCACCCAATGCATCATTGAGATCAGTGCCTTGTTGGCTACCGAGAACAAGACGCACTCGCAGCTCCTTGAACTAATGCCGGAGCGGTCGGGCAATGTGCATACCAAAAACTTTGAGACCTTCCTGAAGAAGCTATCGGTTTACAAGGCTCCGTCGAGTGGGAGCGAGAACCTGGAACAGGGTCTCTTCACGCCCATCGATGAGGTGTGGGAGAAGCACTACGATCCGCTGCACGTCCTTTTGCGAGCAGTTCATCGTCGAGACTTTCAATCATCGCTGGACCGCTTTACAAACTATGTGAAGAGCAAGGATAAGATGCCGGCAAGTGGTAACCTATGGCCACCTTTCCGATTGCCCCATGCTCTGCCCGCAACGAGCTCCTTCAGTGATCCCTGCAAGATTCTGAACTCTCGCATCTTTCACTCCACCATCCTGTCGATATTGTTCCGTGCAGTTCACACACGTGATGTTTCTGAGCATCTGCTGGCTCTCGCTGTGTTCCTCTTAGAGATTGCTGTGGAAACAAGTGATGATGTTGGCAGTGGAACTGGAGATCGGGCCCCTCCTGCGCTGGCTGCTGTGGTGGAGTCATCTAGCGGGCCGGGCTATCATGGCTACGGCTCGGGGCGGCATGAGCCGCCCAAGCTCTTCCACTGCTATCCCACGGACAACCTTAGCTGCAATCTGCGCCACGTGGTCAAGAAAGTGTCGCTGAAGTCACGCGACCCGCAAGTGATCACCTCCAGCTATCGGTCGAACCCATTTTACTCAGATCTGGACTTTGATGTTGTAGCGGATCCAGAGCAAACGATGCGCATGATTGGTCATGGGGACCCCGAAGGAGATGAGGCAACGGGTGGAGCTGGACTGGGAATGGGAGCTCATAGCAGAAGGAATGTCTCCCAGGCGCTGGTCCCGATGAGAGTGCCCGGCATGGAGGTCGCCCTACCACCAGATCTTTCAGTGGTTGCCGAAACCGGAGTGGTTATCCGGCAGGATAGCAACGAAGATGATCTACTGCGAGAAGGCAATCATGCCATGGATATGAGTCCACCGGCTGCTCTCGATTTCCACTTTCCCCTGCAGCAGATCACTTTGCCGGAGAGTGGCATGGAGGTGGCCATTCGGAGAGATCTTCTGCTAGCCGAAACGAATAATATGGGCGCAATTGCaggtggagctggaggtggCGCCAATGCATCGGCCACACCACCAGCAGGGGCTTCCAATGAGATGTTCTCGCCTACCACACCCACAGGCAGCGGTATGCTCCTGCCTTTCCAGCGGGTTCAGCCTGTAGCCGTACCCAGTAGCGGTAATATGGATATTGTACCATCAAATGCCCTGGGCGCCGGCGGAAGTTTTACATCCGGCGTAAGTGGTAGCGGCACTGGACGTAGAATGAACTACGAAACGGGTGGAGCACGTAAGCGATCCGTGGACATTGCCATCGGTGGCAGCAATAAGGATGAGCTGCATTTGGACGAAAGCATTTTGTCGCTGCTACTAAAGCTCCATTCTCAGCTCTCAGGCACACTAGATAGCTTCTCGTTGAGCGACGGCGAAGATCAATCATCTGGCGACGATTCGAGCATGGATGTGGACTGTAACGAAGCCAGCACCTCCATGGCAGCAGCGGAGAGCACTGCCCTGGCTGAGAGAGGACGCAGCAAGCGCAACTACAAGAACATCCATGTATCCTCCTCGCGCATCGGCGACGGACCATTCTTTATTGGTAATCTGCTGCGAAAAATCGCCAAGCAGGATGAGCAGTGCGCCGTGAGCATCGACGACATCCGTGCGAGACTCTGGCCGAATCAGCGTGAAAAACAAGCGGAGGCGAAAGCACGCGAGaccaaggagaaggaggagcgCCGGAAAAAGGCACGTGAGCGCCAGCAGAAGATGATGCAAGACTTTGCCAACAAGCAGAAGCTCTTCATGCAATCCGCTGCAGCGTCATCCAGTGGCATGGGCTACGGAccggaggacgaggacgatgaGGAGTTGTACGAGGAGCAGCCGCGCGAGAAAGAGTACGACTGCATAATCTGCAATTGCACTACGCCCAGTACAGAATCGAATCCTATAGGCTTGGTCGTTCTGGTCGAGTCCAGTGGCATTGTTGGTCATCGGCGGCGCATCGCCGAACGACTGCCGCTGCCGCTAAACGCGGAGGATGAGTCCCGACTGGCGCACACCACTCGACTGGCGGCTGAATTCAACAGGCGTACGGAACTGCTCAGTCTGAAGTTCGGCGATGAGTCCTGGTATCTGTCCAACAATATGGCCTACGACAACGGTGTACATGTGCAGTCGTGTGGCCACCACGTGCATCTCAGTTGCCTAGAGGCATACCTTAAGACGCTGTACACCACCCAACGTCAGCCAGTTCAGGATCGAGGCGAGTTCTACTGTCCCGTGTGCCGACAGCTCTCAAACTCGGTGCTGCCGCTGAGTCCGCAACTGGACAGACCCACGCATCTGGTCCGCTCTGGTAATCAGCCATTCGAACGTCTGGTCGCCGATCTAACAGATCTGATTAAAGAGAACGAAACGATACCG CAGCCCACAAAACTGACAGAGGCCATGGGCCATGTCATGGAGGTGATGACAAACATTGCCCAGCGCAAGGCTAAATGCTCCTCGATAACGTTCCGCAAGCTGTTCATCTTCGTTACCTCGATTGCGCGTACAAACCTGGAGGCGGAGATCATCCAGCGGGGCGGATCACTATGCACAGCGAATGCCACGCGATACAAGCCAAAGCGGGAATGCATCGTACCGCTACTGCACGTGCTATCGGTACATGTGCGTGTCTTGGTCGAATGGCCGCTGTGGAGCAGTTGGGCCTCGTTAGCTGGCCTGCCCGTTACCGCTACGGAACCGTTGCCGCCGCACTGCCTCGAGTTGATTCCCAGCATCTTAGCGGATCCCATTGCTCTGCTGCTCAAGTTTATCCTGCTGGCGCCACTGCAACTTGACCAGG ATTACTTTACTTGCATGGTGAAAGTCATGTACAATCTGCTGTACTATCAAATTGTGGTTCAGCTGTGCGTTACTCTCACCGATTTGGAGTGCGATCACATTGTCAAAGTGTACGGCAGCACAAGCGCTGACAGTGTCAACTCTGCTGCGGAATTCCAACAGCAGGAGTCTGCTGCCGGGACCACGAACAACCGTCGCCGAGCtggacaacagcagcagagcTCCTCGCAGCTGGGAAAGGCCATGGCCCTGGTGCTGAGCCAGACAAGTGACCTATCTCACCTGCGACGCGACTGCATACCCAGTACAAGCAGctcggcggcagcggcggcggctggTTCCTCCTCCACAACGTCCACAAACCCTGGAGTCTTCTCAGCCACGGCGATCGAGGTTAACCTTAAGTCCATGGAATTACAGCTGCAGGCGCTATGTTTGCCGTTTTTGCGAGTGGCTGCTCTGCTGCGCCAGCATCTCTATCGCCACGAGATGCCGGAGATCTCGGCACCGGGACTAGAGTTTGTGCGCCTTGTTTACTATTTGGAGCTCGTCACAGATTCTATGGACTGGGATTGCTTTAATGCTAGCAAGGGGCTATGCTTTATTCCCGGCACTGAGACAACGCTGCCGCTGTTCTGGTGCCAGCAGTTGATGGAGGTGCGTCCGCCGGCTGATACGGTCAGAGAATTGGTGCTCATCAATCAGCATTCGTTGTGGCAGCAGCCGCGACTTCTTGAATTGCCGCGCGAGTACGAACGCTTGTTCACG TACTATCATGAGCGGCCGTGCCTCAATTGCTATAAAGTGCCCAAGGAGAGCTCCATCTGCCTGCTGTGCGGGACGATCGTATGCCTCAAGCAGAACTGCTGCGCGGAGAATGACTGCTGCGAGGCTGTTCGG CATACGCTATCCTGTGGCGGAGGCATAGGCATCTTTTTGGTGGTCACCTCCACGTACATCATAGTTATTCGTGGACGACGCGCCTGTCTTTGGGGCTCACTCTATCTGGACGACTTCGACGAGGAGGATCGCGATCTCAA GCGCGGCAAACCTTTGTATCTGAGCAAAGACCGCTTCAATCTCCTGGAGTCGCAGTGGCTGTCCCATAAGTTTGCTCATACAAAACACACCTGGGTGTTTCACCGGGATCTCTTGTGA